In Microcaecilia unicolor chromosome 1, aMicUni1.1, whole genome shotgun sequence, the following are encoded in one genomic region:
- the LOC115468268 gene encoding putative nuclease HARBI1: protein MDGGFFLAQLDFCPDMVYDHVTDRQGQDQRGPDVEQLPPLFPRRLPRPRVFRTRLVLDQISDRKIIDDYRLSRTAIYELYQEIREDIDPTTARSHAVPGIVKLLTVLQFLATGTFQHVLGGNSGVDQSTVSRHLTQVLRALKKCVRKHIAFPMGVEEHRKIKTGFFKIAGMPNVLGAIDCTHVAFTPPADQEMQYRNRKMGYSLNVQAVCDASLKILDVVTRYPGSCHDSYILSNSALGRKFAEGRIAQGWLLGDAGYGSKTWLLTPIPIPRSDAEKRYNESHISTRCTIERTFGVLKSRFRCLHISGGSLQYSPEKVADIVLVCCMLHNIALRHNLDIDIDIVVPPELDITPLATGSDVSRGNAVRRQVIREWFSQPREAL, encoded by the exons ATGGATGGTGGTTTTTTCCTGGCACAGTTGGACTTTTGCCCTGACATGGTTTATGATCACGTCACTGACAGGCAGGGACAGGATCAAAGGGGACCCGATGTTGAACAGCTTCCCCCACTGTTCCCTCGCCGGCTCCCAAGGCCACGTGTGTTTCGAACACGGCTGGTGCTAGATCAGATATCGGACAGGAAAATCATTGATGACTACCGCCTATCAAGAACAGCCATTTATGAGCTATATCAGGAAATTAGAGAGGATATTGATCCTACCACTGCAAGATCTCACGCAGTACCTGGCATAGTCAAGCTGCTGACTGTTCTGCAGTTTCTTGCAACAGGGACATTCCAGCATGTATTAGGGGGGAACAGTGGCGTTGACCAGTCCACTGTTTCGCGACATCTTACACAG GTTCTGCGCGCACTTAAAAAGTGCGTCCGTAAGCACATTGCTTTCCCAATGGGGGTAGAGGAGCATAGGAAGATCAAGACCGGATTTTTCAAGATCGCTGGTATGCCTAATGTCCTGGGAgctattgactgcacacatgttgccttCACCCCCCCGGCCGATCAAGAGATGCAATACCGCAACCGCAAGATGGGATACTCGTTGAATGTGCAGGCGGTGTGCGATGCTAGCCTTAAGATCCTGGATGTTGTCACACGTTATCCTGGCAGCTGTCATGACTCCTACATTTTGTCGAACAGTGCGCTGGGGAGGAAGTTTGCCGAGGGGCGGATTGCCCAAGGATGGCTTCTTG GGGATGCCGGTTATGGATCCAAAACATGGCTACTGACACCTATACCGATCCCCCGTTCTGATGCTGAGAAGCGGTACAATGAGTCACACATCTCGACAAGATGTACGATCGAGCGTACTTTTGGAGTACTGAAGAGCAGGTTTCGCTGTCTGCACATTTCCGGTGGATCCCTTCAATATTCCCCAGAGAAGGTTGCTGATATAGTGCTTGTATGCTGTATGCTTCATAACATAGCGCTGAGGCATAACCTTGACATTGACATCGACATTGTAGTCCCTCCTGAACTTGACATAACCCCCTTGGCCACCGGATCTGACGTAAGCAGGGGCAATGCTGTGCGCAGGCAGGTGATCAGGGAATGGTTTTCGCAACCCCGCGAGGCACTGTAG